From the genome of Pseudomonas mohnii:
GAGGCCGTATTTGATGCCAAGGCCGGGGTTCGGCTGACCGCTGAAGAGGTCATGGTGGTTGAGCTCAACGCCTCCTTTGGCTGGGTCGCCACCCAGGTCAGTGCGGCCGAGGGCTACAAGAACGCCGCTGCGCTCTCAGCCCAAACCGCCACCGAGCAGGCCGCCATTGCCTCGGGCGCCGGCGGCGCTGCGGCTGAGCAGGTGGCGCTAGCGGTCACTTACGCAAACAACGCAGCCGCATCTGCTACGGCTGCGGAGAGCGCCACCGGCTCCATCGGCAATCTTGCACTGCTACACGCAGTAGCCTATTCATTCTAAGGAGGCCGTCATGGCTAACACCTTTACCGCTCCATTTGTTCAGCAATACAAGACTCAGGCTGCTGTGGTTACTGCGGCTCTCGGCGGGATAGGAACAGCGACTGTTACTGGCGCTGTCGCTGTCGCTACGGCGGGGGTTAACGGTGCCGTCCTCACAAGACTGACCGCTATCCCTAGGGCAACTGTCACCGCGTCATCGCTAGTGTTGTTTCTTGTAAAGGCATCGGCTCCAACAGTATTCCAACTTATCGACTCGGAATTAATGCCAGCTTTCACGGTGGCAGCCACTACGGCAATTCCTGAAACGCCTTTCGGCAACATCACGAACGACAACCCGCTGCGTATGGAGGCCGGGGATATTCTTTATGTTGGTTCTCAAGTGGCGCTGGCTGCCGGGATCGTGTTCACCGCTCAATGGGGAAATCTGTGATGGGCGCGCGCGAGCTTGGTAATCCAATGGGCAACCCTTTGGCTCTACCAAACAAGCGGGGCGGTGTCTCGGTGATCAATCCAACAATTGTGGATTTCACGGGCGTCGACGGAAGCACCATTATCTCTGGAACGTATCTGCTGCCGGCCGGGTATAGCTTTTTCCGGGTCACAGTCGTCGGGGGTGGCGGTAGCGGCCTCCCTGCATCCCCTCCTGGTGGCGGCGGCGGTGGCGGCGGTGGTTTATCACGATCTGCAATTCTACCCGCAGTCACCGGCCTAGCCATTGCTTGGCAAGCAGGGAACCCGTCTACGGGCACCGACCCGGGCGGCGCCTCCTTTGCGAACTTCGGGGCGATTAGCCTGCAAGCCACGGGCGGTCAAACGCCTACTGGTGGAACGGGGGGAGTAGGGGGAGTAGGTTCCGGTGGAGCAGATAATTGGGCGGGAGGTAACGGAGGTTCCGCTAGCTCGGGCGCAGGCGGCGGAGGCGGCGCGGCCGGTATTGACGGAAACGGCGCGAACGGAGGTAACGGGCGAGCTACTGGCCAATCGTCCGGATGTACAGGTGGTGGCGGCGGCGGCGGCCAGTACTCCACTACTACTACTAACTATTCTGGCGGTGGCGGTGGAGTAGGGGCAAATGGCGCGCCGGGAAATATAACGGACCCGGTGAACTACGGCATAGCAGGAGCAGCCGTGAATTTCTTCGGAACGCCTGCGCCGCTGTTCACTGGGCGCGGTGGTAACTGGGGCGGCGGCGGTGGCTCCAATTTGTCAGGCGGAAAAGGTTTTGGTGGCTTCGGTGGAGTGAGGATCGAGCTATGGTAAAGGTGCAAAACGGAATCGCCTCGCGCGAACCTGTCCCGGCATTCCTTTTTGGGTTGCTTCCTGAATCGCTCGCGGATCTGTCCTGGACCGACCCCACATTGGGTGTCCAAGACTGCGCATGGTGGCCCGAAGAAGATGTATCCGGCGAACTCGGCACCAATAAGAAGTGGGGCGCTGAAGTGCTGACCCTGGATGCAGAGCGCCAAGTCGTACTAGTGAGCCGCAAACAGGTAGCCATGACGGCGGCAGAGAAGGCGGCGAGGGAGGCGTTGATTCAGGCTGAGATCACGGCGGCTTTCGAGCAAGCGATACAGGCCAGGCTCAACGAAGCCGCTATTGCGGCCCGCTACGACAGTATAGCCACGGCTGTGAGCTATGCCGAAGAGCCAGCGGTGCCCAAGTTCCAAAATGACGGCAAGGCCTTTCGCGCTTGGCGATCTTTGGTCTGGGCCTATGCCTATGAACAATTGGCCGCCGTAAAAGCAGGAGAGCGAACGCAGCCGACTGTTGAGGGCTTCCTACTGGAGTTGCCTGAGCTGGAGTTGCCCGTATGAGCCGATTTGTCACCACACTGAAAACCGACCAGACCGACCGCCGCACCTACAAGCTGCTCGATGACCTGGTGCTGGCCGATGAGGATCAACGCACGATCATCGTGCCGGCCGGCTTCATCACCGACTTCGCCAGCATCCAGGTGCTGCACAACGTCTTTCTGTTTGTGCTGTTCGCCATGGTGGCTGGTTACGGGAACTACGCCGCGACCGTGCACGACTGGCTTTATTTTGGCGGCCAGGTCAGCCGCAAGGAAGCGGACGCCATTCTGTACCGGGCATTGCGCGCGGAAGGCGTCGCCCGATGGCGAGCCTGGCTGTTCTGGGCTGGTGTCCGAATAGGCGGCGCCAAGCACTACACCAAGACCCCGACCCGTTCGGGGTTTTCTTCGTCTGGAGATCAGTAAATGCCAATCACCGCGCAGCAACTGCTGCAGATCCTCCCGAACGCCGGCGCCAAAGCCGGCGTTTTTGTTCCTGTCCTCAATACCGCGATGGGACGGTTCCAGATTATCGGCTCCAAACGAGTGGCCGCGTTCATTGCCCAGATCGGACATGAGTCCGGCCAGTTGGTCTACGTCCGGGAGATCTGGGGGCCGACTCCAGCCCAGGCCAAGTACGAAGGTCGCAAGGACTTGGGCAACACCGTCCCGGGCGATGGCTTCAAGTATCGCGGGCGCGGCCTGATCCAGATCACCGGACGGGCAAACTATGCGGCGTGCGGCGAAGCCCTGGCCCTCGACCTGATCAATCAGCCAGAGCTGTTGGAGCAGCCGAAGAACGCCTGCCTGTCTGCGGCATGGTTCTGGGCAGTCAATGGGCTGAATACCCTGGCTGATGCCGGCGACTTCGAAAAGATCACGCGTCGGATCAATGGCGGGCTCAATGGCCAGGCTGATCGGCTGAAGCTTTGGAGCAAGGCGACGGCGGTGCTGGCATGAGTCCGGCAACGCTGAAGGTCGCGCTGGCTGGCGCCCTACTTCTCTTGCTGGCCACAGCCGGCGGAGTCTGGAAGGTGCAGGACTGGCGCTACGGCAAGCAGTTGGCCGAGCAGTCCGGCGCGCACCAGGCTGACCTGACCGCAATCAGCAATGCGGCGGCGGCACAGCAACGCACCGAACAGGACAAACGCCTGGCGCTCGAGCAGCGCCTGGCGGCCAGCGACCAAACTCACCATGAGGCTTTGACCAATGCTCAAAAAGACCAAGCTCGCCTGCGCGATCGCCTTGCCACTTCTGATCTGCGGCTGTCAGTCCTCCTCGCCGAAGATTCAACCGGTGGCTGTTCAATGTCAGCCGCCACCGGCGCCGGCGGCGTGGTTCATGGAGGAGCGCGCGCCCGACTTGACCCAGCGCATGCTCAACGAATTATCGGCATCACCGACGAAGGCGACCGGGGACTGATCGCGTTGCAAGCGTGCCAGGCCTATGTCAGAGAAGTGAGCCACTGACTCACTGGCGCCTGGCTGCTTCAAGCTCTCTGCGCAGCCTATCGTTCTGGTCACGCACCATCGACAGGCTTTGAATTTCTGCCAGCTGCTCAGTGGTCTCCGCTTCAAGGTTGGCCATCCATGCCCGATTCTTCTGAAGCTCTGCGGATAGCTGGTCGTTCATCGCGACCAGGCTGGCGACGTTATCCTTGGCCGCCTGTAACTGACGTTTCAGGTCCTGGATGTCCTCTTCGAGCATGCTCGCGTAATGCTTGACGGTTTCAAGCCGGGTTGGCGTGCCGAGCCATTCGCTGGTGTCTTCGATTTCGTATAGGTCCATGGCCGTGCCTTATTAATACTGTTTGAATATACAGTAATAGAGGCGGTAGAAATTGGCGAGGGTGAAGCGACAGGATGTTGGTTTTGGGGGGGTGTGTTCATTCGGCAGAACGCCGGAGAGGAAGGTCTCGAATCTCGTACCAGATTCTGTACCACTTGATGTTCCCTTGAGGGCCTCTAAGGGGTCTCAATAAGCGCTGAAACCCCTTGTCTAGCGCCTTTTGAATACGCCAGCTAATCCGCACATAAATTCCTTACCGGTTTTTCCGTTGGGGAGGGTCATTCGATTACCGCGCCAAAGCGGCGGGTACTCAAAAACTGACCCGGCTGAATCCCTGGAGTTTTAGACCGATAAGTTATAAGGGCCGGATGGGCCGCCGTTTGGCTGAACGTCATCCGACCGCAAGGGGCTGCGTCAGGCGTTGGTTCGGCGAATCAGGCGCCGCAAGGCAAACCGGTTGGGATGGCAGGCTTCAGCCACGCTTCTGGGCAGTGGCAGGGGTTCGTCATCCAGCCAGGCCGCCAGCAGTTCCCCGGACAGCGGAGCGGTGATCAAGCCGCGCGAGCCGTGGCCGCTATTGATGTACAAGCCGTCCAGCCACGGGCATTCGACGTCCGGCACCTGTCGGGCGTCCTTGCTCAGCGCGGCATAGGCCTGGGTAAATGCATCGCTGTCTGCCAGGGGGCCGACGATCGGCAGATAGTCGGGGCTGGTGCAGCGAAAGGCGGCGCGACCCTGAAGGCTTTCGGGGTCCAGTTTGTCGATCTGCAGACGCGTGACCAGATCGTGGGAGATCTCTTCGAGCATGGTCAGATTGCCCAAGTGCTCGGCTGTGGTCGGCGTCAGGTCATCGCTCTTGAAGTCGAAACTGGCGCCCAGGGTGTGTTCGCCCAGACGCGCCGGGGCAACATAGCCTTCGGCACAGACCACCGTGTTCAGCGCATGGCTCTGCGGGGTTTGCGGCAGGCGAGTGATTTGTCCGCGAATGCGCTTGAGCGGCAGTCCGGCGGTTTGGGGGAAGCGCTGGATCTCGGCAGCGCCGGCCAGCACCACCACCGGTGCACAGGCAAGCAACTGTTCGCCGTCCCAGGCCTGCCACTCGCCATCGACCCTGCGCAATTCCAGGGCATCGTGATGCGCGAGCAATTGAATCTGCGGATGCGCCATCTGCCATTGGCACAGCGCCGGCGGATGGACCCAGCCACCTTCCGGGTAGTAAAGGCCGCCCTGCGCCAGACCGATACCGGCCAGGGCTTGGGCCTGGGGCTGATCCAGCAGGTGCAGCAGGTCCGCGGGAAAGGCCTCGGCCAGTTGCAACTGACGTTCGGCTTCCTTGGCGTTGAACGCCAGTTGCAGCACGCCGCAATCGTCCCAGTCGGTGCTTCTCTGCAAGTGTTCGAGCTGGCGCCGGGTGTAGCCGAAACCACTGACGATCATTTGCGACAGCGTCGTGCCATGGGCCGATAGCTTGAGGTAAAGCACGCCTTGCGGGTTGCCCGAAGCCTCCTGTGCGACATCCTTGTGTCGCTCCAGCACGCTCACCTGCCAGCCCCGTGCAGCGAGACTGGCGGCACTGGCGCAACCGGCCAGCCCGGCACCGATCACCAGGGCGCGGCGTTCACCGGTCAGCACTACCGGTCGGGCAAACCAGGGCTTATCCGGCGCCGGAATGGCAACTTCATGGGGCCAGCCAAGGAACTCGCCGCGCAGGATTTCCCACTTGTGGCCGATGCCGGGTGTGCGTTTCATTTTAAAGCCGGCGGCATTGAGCAGGCGGCGGACCCAACCGGTGCTGGTGAAGGTGCTGATGGTCGAGCCCGGGGCGGCCAGGCGTGCCAGTTCGGCGAACAGTTCAGCGGTCCACATGTCGGGGTTTTTCGCCGGAGCAAAGCCATCGAGAAACCAGGCGTCGATCCGGGCGTCCAGTTGCGGCAATTGCTCCAGTGCATCGCCGATGAGCAGCGTCAGGGTCACCCGGCCATTGGCCAGTGTCAGGCGCTGGAACCCTTGATGGATCGCAACGTATTGCCCCAGCAATTGATCGGCAAGGGGCTTGAGCTCTGGCCACAGTGCCAGGGCCCGTTGCAGATCGGCCGGGCTCAAGGGGTATTTTTCGACACTGACAAAGTGCAATCGGGCATCAGTCGCCGCGTGTTGCTCGAACACCTGCCAGGCACACAAAAAATTCAGCCCGGTGCCGAAACCGGTCTCGCCAATCACCAGGCGACCGCCCTGGGGCAACGCGGCGAAGCGTTCCGCCAGGCGGTTCTGTTCGATGAACACATAGCGGGTTTCGTCCAGCCCCGACTTGTCGGAGAAATACACATCGTCGAACACTCGCGAATACGGGCGACCTTGGTCGTCCCAGTCGAGTTGGGCGTGGGGCATTACAGGTTTCATGGCAGGCTCGGCAACGGCAAGGCGGCCATTCTAGCCGATCGTGGGCGGGGTGCTTGATCCATGGCAATTGCCGCGTTACGGCTGTCAGGGAAAATCGCTGTTTTGTGGCGAGGGGCAAGCCCCCTCGCCACAAAAATGGATCGCGCGGAAATTCTCGGTTGGCCTCTAGTCCAATCCGCTAGTCTTGCTCACATCTGGAAGGGAGTCATTCATGTTCGAATCTGCTGAAATCGATCACGTGATCGACAAAGAAACCTATGACACCGAAGTGCCGGCCCTGCGTGAAGCCTTGCTCGAAGCGCAATTCGAGTTGCAGCAGCAAAAGCGTTTTCCGGTGATCATTTTAATCAACGGTGTTGAAGGCGCCGGCAAGGGCGAGACGGTCAAACTACTCAACGAATGGATGGACCCGCGCCTGATCGAGGTTCGCACCTTCGATCAGCAAACCGACGAAGAACTGGCGCGACCACCGGCCTGGCGCTACTGGCGGATGCTCCCGGCCAAGGGGCGCATGGGGGTCTTCTTTGGCAACTGGTACAGCCAGATGCTGCAGGGGCGGGTGCATGGCGCGTTCAAGAACGCTCGACTGGATCAAGGCATCAATGGTGCCGAGCGCCTGGAAAAGATGCTGTGCGATGAAGGCGCCTTGATCTTCAAGTTCTGGTTTCACCTCTCCAAGAAGCAAATGAAGGATCGTCTCAAGGCCTTGGCCGATGACCCGCTGCACAGCTGGCGCATCAGTCCACTGGACTGGCAGCAATCGCAGACTTACGACAAGTTTGTGAAATATGGCGAGCGCGTTCTGCGTCGCACCAGCCGTGATTACGCGCCGTGGCATGTGATCGCCGGGATGGATCCGCGCTATCGCAGCCTGGCGGTGGGCAGGATTTTGCTCGAAGGCCTGCAAGGCGCCCTGAACCGGCCGACGATTCACCCCGACAAAGTCAGCGCCGCGCCATTGCCCGTCAGCGTCGATCATGTGAACTTGCTCGATAGTCTTGACCTGACGTTGCACCTGGACAAAGAGGAATATGAAGAGCAACTGATCACCGAGCAGGCACGGTTTTCCGGGTTGATGCGTGACAAGCGCATGCGACGCCACGCACTGGTAGCGGTGTTCGAAGGCAATGACGCGGCGGGCAAGGGCGGGGCGATCCGCCGGGTCGCCGCGGCGCTCGATCCGCGCCAGTACAACATTGTGCCGATTGCCGCGCCGACCGAAGAAGAGCGGGCGCAGCCGTATCTCTGGCGTTTCTGGCGGCATCTTCCAGCCCGAGGTAAATTCACCGTGTTCGACCGTTCCTGGTATGGCCGGGTGTTGGTGGAGCGCGTTGAAGGCTTCTGTAGCCCGGCCGACTGGTTGCGCGCCTACAGCGAAATCAACGATTTCGAAGAGCAGATCGCCGATGCCGGCGTGATCGTGGTCAAGTTCTGGTTGGCCATCGATAAGCAAACACAAATGGAGCGTTTCCAGGCGCGCGAGAATATTCCCTTCAAGCGCTTCAAGATCACCGAGGATGACTGGCGCAATCGCGATAAATGGGATGACTACCGCGGCGCCGTCGGCGACATGGTCGACCGCACCAGTACCGAGATTTCGCCCTGGACCCTGGTGGAAGCCAATGACAAGCGCTGGGCGCGAGTGAAGGTCTTGCGCACCATCAACCTGGCACTGGAGCAAGCATTCGAAAAGTCCGACAAACATGAACGCAAGGCACAGAAAAGCAAGAAATGAACCGATGGTTACGCATACGCGAGGTGAATGATTGTCGCGGTCGGTAATTGAGTGAGCTTATGCTCGGGTCACTCTCAACCGACAACAACAATGAGGTATGCCATGCGTGAAGTGGTGATCGTCGACAGCGTGCGGACTGGCCTGGCCAAATCCTTTCGCGGCAAATTCAACATGACCCGTCCCGACGACATGGCGGCTCACTGTGTCAACGCCTTGTTGAAACGCACGGGTATCGACCCGGCCAGCGTCGAGGACTGCATCGTCGGCGCCGGTTCCAACGAAGGTGCCCAGGGCTACAACATCGGTCGCAATGTCGCCGTGCTGTCGCAACTGGGTATCGGCACCGCCGGCATGACCCTCAACCGCTTCTGTTCGTCGGGCTTGCAGGCGATCGCCATCGCCGCCAACCAGATCGCTTCGGGCTGCAGCGATATCATCGTGGCCGGTGGCGTCGAGTCGATCAGCCTGACCATGAAAAGCGTCAACACGGACAACCTGATCAACCCGCTGCTCAAGGAGCAGGTGCCGGGTATCTATTTTCCAATGGGCCAGACTGCGGAAATCGTCGCTCGCCGTTACAGCGTCAGCCGCGAAGAGCAGGACCTGTATGCCCTGCAAAGCCAGCAACGTACGGCTCAGGCCCAGGCCGCCGGGCTGTTCGACGATGAAATCGCGCCGATGGCAGTGAAATATCGCGTTGAAGACAAGGCCACCGGTCAGGTGCAGATCGTTGAGGGGGTGGTGGATCGCGATGACTGCAACCGACCCGACACCTCGCTGCAAAGTCTGGCTGCTCTGAACCCGGTGTTTGCCGAGGACGGCTCGGTGACGGCCGGCAACTCTTCGCAGTTGTCTGACGGAGCGTCCATGACCTTGGTAATGAGCCTGGAAAAGGCCCTTGAACTGGGGCTCAAGCCGAAAGCGTTCTTCCGGGGTTTTGCCGTGGCCGGATGCGCGCCGGATGAAATGGGCATTGGCCCGGTGTTTTCGGTGCCCAAGCTGCTCAAGGCAAAAGGCTTGCGGATCGCCGACATCGACCTGTGGGAGCTCAATGAAGCGTTCGCCTCGCAGTGCCTGTACGCGCGTAATCGCCTGGAAATCGATAACGACAAATACAACGTCAATGGCGGCTCGATTTCCATCGGCCATCCCTTCGGTATGACCGGATCGCGTCAGGTGGGTCACCTCGTTCGCGAGTTGCAGCGACGTAACCTGCGCTACGGCATCGTCACCATGTGCGTGGGCGGCGGGATGGGGGCTACCGGATTGTTCGAGGCCGTGCGTTAAACAGCCTGGGCTGGCCGTCAAATCCATGATGCGACCTGCACAGTTTCATTAGCGGCCAGACGCAAACTGTCCCTGTGTGTCACACGAGGGTGCGCCTAGAATGAGGGTTCTTGAACGTTCGCGCTGGGGATCACATGCACATTTCATCGGGTCGCTGGGTTTACGGTCTGTTCCTGGCCTTGTTGACCGCGTTGCTGTGGGGAATCCTGCCGATCAAGCTCAAGCAGGTATTGCTGGTGATGGACCCGGTCACGGTGACCTGGTTTCGCCTGATGGTGTCCGGTGGCTGCCTGTTCATCTACCTGGCGGCGACCCGGCGTTTGCCCAGTCGCCGAGCGCTCGGCCCGCGCGGTGGCTGGCTGGTGTTGATGGCGGTGCTCGGGCTGGTGGGCAACTACGTGTTGTATTTGATGGGCCTGAACCTGCTCAGCCCCGGCACCGCGCAACTGGTGGTGCAGATGGGGCCGATTATGTTGCTGATCGCCAGTGTGTTCGTGTTCAAGGAGCGCTTCAGCCTGGGGCAAGGGATTGGCTTGCTGGTGCTGCTGGTCGGTTTCGCCCTGTTTTTCAATCAACGCTTGAGTGAGCTGCTGACCTCCTTGACCGATTACACCGCCGGCGTGCTGATGGTGCTGCTGGCGTCCACGGTCTGGACCTTTTATGCGCTGGGGCAAAAGCAATTGCTCACGGTGTGGAATTCGTTGCAGGTGATGATGGTGATCTACCTGTTCTGCGGATTATTGCTGACGCCTTGGGTGCATCCGCTCGAAGCGCTGCAATTGAACCCGCTGCAAGGCTGGCTGCTGCTGGCCTGCTGTATGAACACCCTGATTGCCTACGGCGCCTTTGCCGAAGCGTTGGCCCATTGGGAAGCATCCCGGGTCAGTGCGACCCTGGCGATTACACCTCTGGTGACCTTCGGTGCCGTGGCCCTGGCGGCCTTGTGGTGGCCCGAGTACGTGCATGCCGAGACGATCAATGGCCTGGGCTATGGCGGGGCGGTGCTGGTGGTGCTGGGGTCGGCGTTGGTGGCGTTGGGGCCTTCTCTGATTGCGGGACTCAAGGCACGGAAAGTGCTGATGGCAGCGAGCTAATTCGCGTTATCGTTCATCGCGAGCAGGCTCGCTCCCACATTTGACCGCGTGCACTGTTCAATGTGGGAGCGGGCTTGCCCGCGATTACGGACTCTCAGGCGCTACAAAAATCAGCCCTTGGCGCCAGCCTCCAGCATATTCTCCGGCCGCACCCATGCGTCGAACTGTTCATCAGTCAGGTACCCCAGCTCAATGGCTGCCTCACGCAGGGTCTGCCCTTGCGCGTAGGCTTTCTTGGCAATTTCCGCCGATTTGTCGTAGCCGATGTGCGGGTTCAGCGCGGTCACCAGCATCAACCCCTGTTCCAGGTGTTCCGCCATTTTCTCGGCATCCGGCTCCAGGCCGGCGATGCAATGCTGCTGGAAGTTGCTGCAGCCGTCGCCCAACAGACGGATCGATTGCAGCAAGTTGTGGATGATCACCGGTTTGAACACGTTCAGTTGCAAATGCCCCTGACTCGCGGCGAAACCGATGGTGACGTCGTTGCCCAGCACCTGACAGGCCAGCATCGACAACGCTTCGCATTGGGTCGGGTTGACCTTGCCGGGCATGATCGAGCTCCCCGGTTCGTTGGCCGGCAGTTTTACCTCGGCCAATCCGGCACGTGGCCCGGAACCCAGCAGGCGCAAGTCGTTGGCGATTTTCATCAGCGTCACGGCGAGGGTTTTCAACGCGCCTGACAGCGTGGTCAGCGGCTCGTGGCCTGCCAGCGCGGCGAATTTGTTGGGCGCGGTGACGAACGGCAGGCCGGAAAGCGCTGCCAGCTCTGCTGCGATGGCCTCACCGAAACCGTGGGGCGAATTCAACCCGGTACCCACCGCGGTACCGCCCTGGGCCAGTTCGCAAACCGCCGGCAGCGCGCTGCGGATCGCTCGTTCGGCGTAATCCAGTTGCGCGATGAATGCCGAGATTTCCTGGCCGAAGGTAATCGGCGTCGCGTCCATCATGTGCGTGCGGCCGGTCTTGACCAGCTTCATGTGGCGCGCCGCCAGCTCGGCCAGGCCGCCCGACAATTCGTTGATCGCCGGCAGCAGATGATGTTGCACGGCCTGGGCCGCAGCAATGTGCATGGCGGTGGGGAAGCAGTCGTTGGAGCTCTGGGAGCGATTGACGTGATCGTTGGGGTGCA
Proteins encoded in this window:
- a CDS encoding glycoside hydrolase family 19 protein encodes the protein MPITAQQLLQILPNAGAKAGVFVPVLNTAMGRFQIIGSKRVAAFIAQIGHESGQLVYVREIWGPTPAQAKYEGRKDLGNTVPGDGFKYRGRGLIQITGRANYAACGEALALDLINQPELLEQPKNACLSAAWFWAVNGLNTLADAGDFEKITRRINGGLNGQADRLKLWSKATAVLA
- the pap gene encoding polyphosphate:AMP phosphotransferase, translated to MFESAEIDHVIDKETYDTEVPALREALLEAQFELQQQKRFPVIILINGVEGAGKGETVKLLNEWMDPRLIEVRTFDQQTDEELARPPAWRYWRMLPAKGRMGVFFGNWYSQMLQGRVHGAFKNARLDQGINGAERLEKMLCDEGALIFKFWFHLSKKQMKDRLKALADDPLHSWRISPLDWQQSQTYDKFVKYGERVLRRTSRDYAPWHVIAGMDPRYRSLAVGRILLEGLQGALNRPTIHPDKVSAAPLPVSVDHVNLLDSLDLTLHLDKEEYEEQLITEQARFSGLMRDKRMRRHALVAVFEGNDAAGKGGAIRRVAAALDPRQYNIVPIAAPTEEERAQPYLWRFWRHLPARGKFTVFDRSWYGRVLVERVEGFCSPADWLRAYSEINDFEEQIADAGVIVVKFWLAIDKQTQMERFQARENIPFKRFKITEDDWRNRDKWDDYRGAVGDMVDRTSTEISPWTLVEANDKRWARVKVLRTINLALEQAFEKSDKHERKAQKSKK
- a CDS encoding lysis system i-spanin subunit Rz, which encodes MSPATLKVALAGALLLLLATAGGVWKVQDWRYGKQLAEQSGAHQADLTAISNAAAAQQRTEQDKRLALEQRLAASDQTHHEALTNAQKDQARLRDRLATSDLRLSVLLAEDSTGGCSMSAATGAGGVVHGGARARLDPAHAQRIIGITDEGDRGLIALQACQAYVREVSH
- a CDS encoding DUF1353 domain-containing protein, translated to MSRFVTTLKTDQTDRRTYKLLDDLVLADEDQRTIIVPAGFITDFASIQVLHNVFLFVLFAMVAGYGNYAATVHDWLYFGGQVSRKEADAILYRALRAEGVARWRAWLFWAGVRIGGAKHYTKTPTRSGFSSSGDQ
- a CDS encoding class II fumarate hydratase; translation: MSRIETDSLGQVEVPDEAYWGAQTQRSLVNFAIGTERMPLAVLHGLALIKKAAARVNDRNGDLPADIARLIEQAADEVLDGSHDDQFPLVVWQTGSGTQSNMNVNEVIAGRANELAGNPRGGKSPVHPNDHVNRSQSSNDCFPTAMHIAAAQAVQHHLLPAINELSGGLAELAARHMKLVKTGRTHMMDATPITFGQEISAFIAQLDYAERAIRSALPAVCELAQGGTAVGTGLNSPHGFGEAIAAELAALSGLPFVTAPNKFAALAGHEPLTTLSGALKTLAVTLMKIANDLRLLGSGPRAGLAEVKLPANEPGSSIMPGKVNPTQCEALSMLACQVLGNDVTIGFAASQGHLQLNVFKPVIIHNLLQSIRLLGDGCSNFQQHCIAGLEPDAEKMAEHLEQGLMLVTALNPHIGYDKSAEIAKKAYAQGQTLREAAIELGYLTDEQFDAWVRPENMLEAGAKG
- a CDS encoding DMT family transporter, with protein sequence MHISSGRWVYGLFLALLTALLWGILPIKLKQVLLVMDPVTVTWFRLMVSGGCLFIYLAATRRLPSRRALGPRGGWLVLMAVLGLVGNYVLYLMGLNLLSPGTAQLVVQMGPIMLLIASVFVFKERFSLGQGIGLLVLLVGFALFFNQRLSELLTSLTDYTAGVLMVLLASTVWTFYALGQKQLLTVWNSLQVMMVIYLFCGLLLTPWVHPLEALQLNPLQGWLLLACCMNTLIAYGAFAEALAHWEASRVSATLAITPLVTFGAVALAALWWPEYVHAETINGLGYGGAVLVVLGSALVALGPSLIAGLKARKVLMAAS
- a CDS encoding thiolase family protein; this encodes MREVVIVDSVRTGLAKSFRGKFNMTRPDDMAAHCVNALLKRTGIDPASVEDCIVGAGSNEGAQGYNIGRNVAVLSQLGIGTAGMTLNRFCSSGLQAIAIAANQIASGCSDIIVAGGVESISLTMKSVNTDNLINPLLKEQVPGIYFPMGQTAEIVARRYSVSREEQDLYALQSQQRTAQAQAAGLFDDEIAPMAVKYRVEDKATGQVQIVEGVVDRDDCNRPDTSLQSLAALNPVFAEDGSVTAGNSSQLSDGASMTLVMSLEKALELGLKPKAFFRGFAVAGCAPDEMGIGPVFSVPKLLKAKGLRIADIDLWELNEAFASQCLYARNRLEIDNDKYNVNGGSISIGHPFGMTGSRQVGHLVRELQRRNLRYGIVTMCVGGGMGATGLFEAVR
- the mnmC gene encoding bifunctional tRNA (5-methylaminomethyl-2-thiouridine)(34)-methyltransferase MnmD/FAD-dependent 5-carboxymethylaminomethyl-2-thiouridine(34) oxidoreductase MnmC codes for the protein MKPVMPHAQLDWDDQGRPYSRVFDDVYFSDKSGLDETRYVFIEQNRLAERFAALPQGGRLVIGETGFGTGLNFLCAWQVFEQHAATDARLHFVSVEKYPLSPADLQRALALWPELKPLADQLLGQYVAIHQGFQRLTLANGRVTLTLLIGDALEQLPQLDARIDAWFLDGFAPAKNPDMWTAELFAELARLAAPGSTISTFTSTGWVRRLLNAAGFKMKRTPGIGHKWEILRGEFLGWPHEVAIPAPDKPWFARPVVLTGERRALVIGAGLAGCASAASLAARGWQVSVLERHKDVAQEASGNPQGVLYLKLSAHGTTLSQMIVSGFGYTRRQLEHLQRSTDWDDCGVLQLAFNAKEAERQLQLAEAFPADLLHLLDQPQAQALAGIGLAQGGLYYPEGGWVHPPALCQWQMAHPQIQLLAHHDALELRRVDGEWQAWDGEQLLACAPVVVLAGAAEIQRFPQTAGLPLKRIRGQITRLPQTPQSHALNTVVCAEGYVAPARLGEHTLGASFDFKSDDLTPTTAEHLGNLTMLEEISHDLVTRLQIDKLDPESLQGRAAFRCTSPDYLPIVGPLADSDAFTQAYAALSKDARQVPDVECPWLDGLYINSGHGSRGLITAPLSGELLAAWLDDEPLPLPRSVAEACHPNRFALRRLIRRTNA